ACTTCGACAAATCCCGCAATGCGAGTAAGATAAAACGACATGGTCACCAGGCTTAACAGAACGCACTTCACTACCAACCTTTTCTACAATACCCGCCCCTTCGTGCCCAAGAACGGCTGGCAGTGGTATAGGGAGCTGCTGATCTCGCGCGACAATATCAGTATGGCAAATTCCAACACCAACTATTCTTACTAATACCTCATTTTTTCTAGGTTCCTCCATCTGGAGGCTTTCGATAGAAAAATCTTTACCAGCTTCTCGCACAACTGCAGCATTGATTTCCATAATAAATCCTAGTTACGTAAAGTTTAATTAACAATAATAAAATCTTACTCTAGATATAAAAAAGCGACTTGTAACACCAAATTTATAACTTAATATTAAAGTCGCAAGCTGGGTGAAGTTTCAACACAACTAATTAATCACTCTAAAACTTAACTTTCTAACGACATGCAAACTGATTTTGACTCTGTGAACATGAGCACACCATCTTCACCAACTTCTCTACCTATACCTGACTGTTTGAAACCACCAAATGGCATTGCTGGATCAAGGACAAAATACGAGTTCACCCATACTGTACCGGCATTTATTGCACTAGCCATACGATGGCTGGCTTGACCATCTCTGCAGTAAAGGTTTGCACCCAAACCAAAGCAACTCTGATTCGCGAGTGCTATCGCTTCGTCCTCTGTCTTAAATTTCGTAGCCGTCAATACGGGGCCAAAAATTTCTTCATTAAACACCCGAGAATCAGGAGAAACCCCAGACAAAATTGTAGGAGCCACAAAATATCCTTGCTCAGGAATCTTACTATTAGCACTAATTGCTTCGGCCCCTTCTTCTTGACCAATCCTTATATAATTCTCAATCCGATCCTTCTGCTTTTTATTAACTACCGGACCAATCATTGTCTCAGCTGCCTGACCATGGCCAATAGGCAAGTTTTTAGCTACCTCCTTTATACCGGCAATTACTTCGTCATAAACTGAGTCATGGCAGAGAAGGCGAGACCCCGCAAAGCAGGTTTGTCCCGAATTAAAGAAGATAGCCATCGCGGCATCAGGGATCGCCTTTTCTAAATTTGCATCTGGCATAATGATAGTGGGCGATTTCCCGCCGAGCTCAAGGCTAACCCTTTTCAAATCATTTGCAGAGGTACGTAAAATGTGTTTTCCAACGGGAGTGGAGCCTGTAAATGCAATTTTATTCACATCCAAATGCGTAATTAACGCTTCACCAACGGTTTCACCCTTACCCGTAACAACATTCAGTACACCAGGGGGAACACCGGCATCTAACATTAATTCAGCCATACGCAATGTGGTTAACGAGGTAATTTCTGATGGCTTTAATACTACTGTACATCCCGCAGCCATTGCTGAGGCAACCTTCCAGGCGGCCATCGGCAATGGATAATTCCAAGGAGTGATCGCGCCAATCACGCCGACAGGTTGCCGAATTGTATATGCATGATACCGGCTCCCATCACCAGAAACTGGCAATGTTTTGCCATAGATCTTAGTACACCAACCCGCCATATAGCGAAACACTTCTACAGCTGTGGGCACGTCTACCATCAGAGCCAAATGCTTGGGCTTACCATTATCGTAGCTTTCTAGCAGCGCCAACTCGTCTGCATGTTGTTCCAACTTAAGCGCCACCTGCTCTAGCAACCGACTACGATCAAGCGGCCGCATTCTTGACCATTCTATCGATTCAAATGCTGCACGAGCCGATTTAACTGCGAGATCGACCTCCAACGCGCTCCCCGAAGCAATCTGAGCAAAAATATCACCGTTGGCGGGATTTTCCACAGCGAGTGTCTCACCCGACTGCGCGCTTACCCAACTACTGCCAATCAACATTTTTCCTGCAGGTGCTTTTATGTTATCTAGATTATACATCCCGTGTTTAATCTCCATTTTTATAATTGGATTTTCATTTCATTAATTGTGGCGAGAAAGACCATGGCTCGCGTCTAGAAATTTATCTGCATGAATATTGTTGGCAGTAACACCTAATGCACCAACCGTCTCCGATACAGCATCAATCATTGGCGGCGGGCCACATACGTAAACTTGCGTTTCACCACTTAAATACTGACTTGCCGCTGACTCTATCGCAGAATTTACAAACCCGCGCATACCTGTCCAATCGCTGTCTTCAGGTTCATTGGACAACACCGGTATAAACTTGAACGGACTGTCCCAAGATTTTTCAATCTCATTTATTCTATCAAGACAATAAAGATCTTCCCGAGTACGTGCGCCAAAGAACATAACACAAGGGCGCCCCTGGCTACTTTTTGCAGCTTGTTCTAGTAAACTCACAATAGGCGCCAACCCACTACCGCCAGCAACACAAACAATT
The DNA window shown above is from Spongiibacter sp. IMCC21906 and carries:
- a CDS encoding aldehyde dehydrogenase, with translation MYNLDNIKAPAGKMLIGSSWVSAQSGETLAVENPANGDIFAQIASGSALEVDLAVKSARAAFESIEWSRMRPLDRSRLLEQVALKLEQHADELALLESYDNGKPKHLALMVDVPTAVEVFRYMAGWCTKIYGKTLPVSGDGSRYHAYTIRQPVGVIGAITPWNYPLPMAAWKVASAMAAGCTVVLKPSEITSLTTLRMAELMLDAGVPPGVLNVVTGKGETVGEALITHLDVNKIAFTGSTPVGKHILRTSANDLKRVSLELGGKSPTIIMPDANLEKAIPDAAMAIFFNSGQTCFAGSRLLCHDSVYDEVIAGIKEVAKNLPIGHGQAAETMIGPVVNKKQKDRIENYIRIGQEEGAEAISANSKIPEQGYFVAPTILSGVSPDSRVFNEEIFGPVLTATKFKTEDEAIALANQSCFGLGANLYCRDGQASHRMASAINAGTVWVNSYFVLDPAMPFGGFKQSGIGREVGEDGVLMFTESKSVCMSLES